The DNA sequence tttctctctttttttttctccgtcttttttttttatctgcgtgtggagtgatggcctagaggtaacgcgtccgcctaggaagcgagaaaatctgagtgcgctggttcgaatcatggctcagccgccgatattttctccccctccactagaccttgagtggtggtctggacgctagccattcggatgagacgataaactgaggtcgcgtgtgcagcatgcacttagcacacctaaaagaacccacggcaacaaaaggattgttcctggcaaaattctgtagaaaaacccacttcgataggaaaaacaaataaaactgcacgcaagaaaaaatacaaaaaaatgggtggcgctgtagtgtagcaacgcactctccctggggagagcagcccgaatttcacacagagaaatctgttgtgataaaaaaaaatacaaatacaaattcttttctcttttttccccccgccttttttttttttttatctgcgtgAATACACAACACAGTATTTTCTAACAACTCATTCTGCCTCACAGCTACATGCCccctacaactcccctggactatCACTACGTGAGGCCGCTGTCATGAAAAACTGGGTTGTTCACTGCAATGGTGAAAATCGATAAGACAATTGTTGATTTAACTGGGCAACCAAAGCTTCGTTTCATGCTTCCAGActccgtaaacggttcagtttagaatgacAACTGTACCAAGCAAAGATGAACGAATTAGAATTGTGTTTTGGTACGAGAacactcgtacctggtccacaggagaAATAACTGTGGTACGAGTTAATCTGTAGCTGGAGTTGAATGAATCAAGTCTCTTACACCAGTGACCTAACTCTCCAACACCACTGACCTAACTCTCCAACACCAGAGACCTAACTCTCTAACACCAGAGACCTAACTCTCCAACACCAGAGACCTAACTCTCCAACACCACTGACCTAACTAACTCTCCAACACCACTGACCTAACTCTCCAACACCACTGACCTAACTCTCCAACACCACTGACCTAACTCTCCAACACCACTGACCTAACTCTCTAACACCACTGACCTAACTCTCCAACACCAGAGACCTAACTCTCCAACACCACTGACCTAACTCTCCAACACCAGTGACCTAACTCTCCAACACCACTGACCTAACTCTCCAACACCAGTGACCTAACTCTCCAACACCACTGACCTAACTCTCCAACACCAGAGACCTAACTCTCCAACACCACTGACCTAACTCTCCAACACCAGAGACCTAACTCTCCAACACCAGTGACCTAACTAACTCTCCAACACCACTGACCTAACTCTCCAACACCAGAGACCTAACTCTCCAACACCAGAGACCTAACTCTCCAACACCACTGACCTAACTCTCCAACACCAGTGATCTCTCACACCAGCGACCTAACTGTCCAACACCACTGACCTAACTCTCCAACACCACTGACCTAACTCTCCAACACCAGAGACCTAACTCTCCAACACCACTGACCTAACTCTCCAACACCACTGACCTAACTCTCCAACACCAGAGACCTAACTCTCCAACACCAGTGACCTAACTAACTCTCCAACACCAGTGACCTAACTAACTCTCTAACACCACTGACCTAACTCTCCAACACCAGAGACCTAACTCTCCAACACCAGCGACCTAACTCTCCAACACCACTGACCTAACTCTCCAACACCACTGACCTAACTCTCCAACACCAGAGACCTAACTCTCCAACACCACTGACCTAACTCTCCAACACCACTGACCTAACTCTCCAACACCACTGACCTAACTCTCCAACACCAGAGACCTAACTCTCCAACACCAGTGATCTCTCACCTCAGCGACCTAACTCTCCAACACCACTGACCTAACTCTCCAACACCAGCGACCTAACTCTCCAACACCAGAGACCAGATCTTGACGCAGCCATCGTCACTACAGGACGCCAACAGTCCTTCCACGGCCGGGTTCCAGGTCACGCAGTTCACATCCTGACTGTGAGCCTTCCTCACCGATGCCACCTGGCTGAACGATGGCTGGTTCCTGTCGGACCCCCCATCCTCCTGGAACACTCGAATGGTGTCGTCTCCCCCTGCCGTGACCAGGTCGCCGGTCAGGTGACTCCAGTCGATGTCGTAGATGCAGCGTGAGGTGTGGCCCCCCAGGGTGCACACGCACTTCCAGGTGCTCTCGTCCTCTTTGGTGGCCACGCCTTCCGGGTTGCCCGGGGGGTACTCCTGCCAGATTTTCACCGTTTTGTCGGCGGAGCAGGACGCAATGCGGCTGCCTGTCTTGTCGAAAGCCAGGCTCCAGACTGTGGAATTGTGGGATTTCAAGGTGGCGTAACAGCACCAGTCGTCAACATCCTCTCTGAACAGCTGTCAAAGCAAAGGGAAAGGGAGGAATGGTCTATTACTCGGCTGTTGACAAAACATGCAATGGTTTATAATTTAGctattaacataaaatgaaatggtTTATCACTTAGCTGTAAACAATGTTAACAAGACATGCAATGGTTTATCACTTCGCTGTTAACAAAACATGCAATGGTTTATCATTTAGCtgttaacataaaatgaaatggtTTATCACTTAGCTGTTAACAATGTTAACAAAACATGCAATGGTTTATCACTTAGCTGTTAACAAAACATGCAATGGTTTATCACTTAGCTGTTAACAATGTTAACAAAACATGCAATAGTTTATCACTTAGCTGTTAACAAAACATGCAACGGTTTATCACTTAGCtgttaacataaaatgaaatggtTTATCATTTAGCTGTAAACAATGTTAACAAGACATGCAATGATTTATCACTTAGCTGTTAACAAAACATGCAATGGTTTATCACTTAGCTGTGAACAAAATATGAAATGGTTTATCACTTAGCTGTtaacaaaaaatgaaatggttCATCACTTAGCTGttaacaaaaaaatgaaattatTTATCAATAAGCTGTTAAGAAAAAATGAGATGGCTAATCACTTAGCTGttaacaaaacaatgaaacagTTTATCACTTACCTGTTAACCGAAACTCTAAATGGTTTATCAATGTCCTGTATATTGTCCTTATAGGGAACTGTTTTAAACTGCCTGAAAGGTTATCCTCAAACAACAAGCGATGTTCTTTCCCCTTGAACAAGTCATAGGCCCAAACAATCAAGCGATATTCAAACTGAAGGAAAACGAAGAAACACAGCTCAGTAAACTGGGAACCATTGATCAGACGGCAGTCACAAATTAAAAGGAAGTTAAATTCAGCCCCAGAGTTTTCTGATAACTGCCAGGAATGATAATTTGCCTTGTGTTCTTtcttgtacatgtgtatgttacCAACTGAAAGCTCtgaaaaggggtggaggggtggaggggggggggaatatatcaCAGAGTCTGCAGTACAAGATTGTTCTCTTCActgaacaaataagcaaacaaatccTAATTAAACACATGATAAAACAAGACTCTCCAACAATTCTTGGAGTCATACCTTTTTGCCACTATTGTGTTAGTTTGGtgagaataaaaaataatatcaAATCAAATCTCTGTGGCACACTAACAATTTAAAAGCTGAAGCtcattagcttaaaaaaaaaaaattccactgtATAATGACAAGAGAGAAATCAGAAGAATTAACAGAATGCCTGTAGGAAAGCTGGAAATCGTTTCAAACATGTTAAAGAACATGGCACCAGGACTGGAAGCAGAGCTAGAAGACTGGAATCTGGCACtgctgtgttttcttcagtttaacgtctattcactataagtgtttttagacgggaaggagtaaagtagtgtataaaggaaaggtaatgcatgtgaatattagtgtgtaaaaaaaaacaaaaaaaaaaaaacgttcatgttatgtatcagaggaaaagtatattatatgaaaaagtctaaagaggttgtggtgtgtaatgaaatattggaagaaaagtcatcatcttttggaagtaactgtcttatgctcggacaatgaatgagtagatggcttacagttatttgcttaccgcatatacattttatattcttAGAGAATTTTGCACGGAAGGCATTTAAatgaagtctatacattagacctgtaatttgtcttgaatgtgctgctggtgtcgaattttgaaaatgtttgggattagctgcattctttgtgtttacacaacattggtaatattgattattcgaatctataagtaatttcttaaatcaatttctagatacattttctatacaactaatgcattcatgtagatctaactggatgtcaagttgtattgcgccttcaaaattacgtgctgctcttctagctgctgcTGTGTGAGCTGTGAACTGTTTGCTTCGCCAGCACCTTCAGCTGAAGAAGGGACTCTTTCCAACCTCGTTTCCCTGTggacccccccccatcccccccctccccaacgtcttactgtttgtctcccttctgtctacAAATGCAACTTAATTCATATACTGtcatatttgtttgtatttgcatttctttttatcacaacagatttctctgtgtgaaattcaggctgctctccccagggagagcacgttgctacactacagcgccaccctttttttaaaattttttcctgcgtgcagttttatttgtttttcctatcgcagtggatttttctacagaattttgccaggaacaacccttttgttgccgtgggttcttttacgtgcactacgtgcatgctgcacacgggacctcggtttatcgtcttttccaatgactagcgtccagaccaccactcaaggtctagtaaagggggagaaaatatcggcggctgagccgtgattcgaaccagcgcgctcagattctctcgcttcctaggtggacgcgttacctctaggccatcactccacatatgaatCAGCTTTCTGAAATAGCACTTACAGGTGCGGCAGATTTACTGTTAATACACATGTACTATGTCATGTGTGATGCACATTTATTTACAGATGTGGCAGATTTAGTGttaatacacatgtgtgtgttgtacattaaCTTACAGATGTGGCAGATTTACTGTTAATACACATGTACTGTGTGATGCACATTTACTTACAGATGTGGCAGATTTACTGTTAATACACATGTACTGTGTGATGCACATTTACTTACAGATGTGGCAGATTTACTGTCAATACACATGTACTGTGTGATGCACATTTACTTACAGATGTGGCAGATTTACTGttaatacacatgtgtgtgctgtACATTAACTTACAGATGTGGCAGATTTACTGTTAATACACATGTACTGTGTGATGCACATTTACTTACAGATGTGGCAGATTTACTGTTAATACACATGTACTGTGTGTGATGCACATTAACTTACAGATGTGGCAGATTTACTGTTAATACACATGTACTACGTGTGATCCACATTAACTTACAGATGTGGCCGATTTACTGTTAATACACATGTACTGTGTGTGATGCACATTTACTTACAGATGTGGCAGATTTACTGTCAATACACATGTACTACGTGTGATGCACATTTACTTACAGATGTGGCAGATTTACTGTTAATACACATGTACTGTGTGTGATGCACATTTACTTACAGATGTGGCAGATTTACTGTCAATACACATGTACTACGTGTGATGCACATTTACTTACAGATGTGGCCGATTTACTGTTAATACATATGTACTGTGTGTGATCCACATTAACTTACAGATGTGGCCAATTTACATGTACTATGTGTGCTGTACATTAATTTACAGATGTGGCCAATTTACTGTTAATACACATGTACTGTTTGATGCACATTAACTTACAGATGTGGCAGATTTACTGTTAATACACATGTACTGTGTGATGCACATTTACTTACAGATGTGGCCAATTTACTGTTAATACACATGTACTATGTGTGATGCACATTTACTTACAGATGTGGCCAATTTACTGTTAATACACATGTACTGTGTGTGATGCACATTTACTTACAGATGTGGCCGATTTACTGTTAATACACATGTACTGTGTGTGATGTACATTTACTTACAGCTGTGGCCAATTTACTGTTAATACACATGTACTGTGTGTGATGCACATTTACTTACAGATGTGGCAGATTTACTGTCAATACACATGTACTATGTGTGATGCACATTAACTTACAGCTGTGGCCGATTTACTGTTAATACACATGTACTGTGTGCTGTACATTTACTTACAGCTGTGGCCGATTTACTGTTAATACACATGTACTGTGTGTGAGCCACATTACCCTGATGGTATCGTCATAGCTGCAGGAGGCCAGAAGGTCCTTCTCCGGGTGCCACCTGACGTGTTTCACATCCTGAGAATGGACTGACAGCACACTGGAACACTCAAACTCTTCGTCGTctgtcactgaaacacacaacgtTCACACATCTATTGCAGTGCTCAGATTCTGAGAATGCCATCATttatcactgaaacacacacagtatacacagaTCTATTGCAGGATTCAGAGGTGCCATACAAAATACAAACGTACATTACCAACATTCTCTCTTaccttagagagaaagggtgccatACAAAATACAAACGTACATTATCAACATTCTGTCTTaccttagagagaaagggtgccatACAAAATACAAACGTACATTATGAACATTCTGTCTTaccttagagagaaagggtgccatacaaaatacaaatgtacattatcaacATTCTCTCTTaccttagagagaaagggtgccatACAAAATACAAACGTACATTACCAACATTCTGTCTTaccttagagagaaagggtgccatACAAAATACAAACGTACATTATCAACATTCTGTCTTACCTTAGAGAAAAAGGGTgccatacaaaatacaaatgtacattatcaacATTCTGTCTTaccttagagagaaagggtgccatACAAAATACAAACGTACATTATCAACATTCTGTCTTaccttagagagaaagggtgccatACAAAATACAAACGTACATTACCAACATTCTGTCTTaccttagagagaaagggtgccatacaaaatacaaacatacattatCAACATTCTGTCTTaccttagagagaaagggtgccatACAAAATACAAACGTACATTATGAACATTCTGTCTTaccttagagagaaagggtgccatacaaaatacaaatgtacattaacCAACATTCTCTCTTACCTTCCCAAATCCACACACTTTTATCCCGACTGCAGGTGGCCAGCAGACTCCCAGTGCGTGCCCAGGTCACCGCCTTCACTTCATTCTCATGACCCTCCAACGTGGCGATGCACTCAAACTCGCCCCCTTTCCGGCTCCACACAGCCACGGTGGCGTCAAAACTGGCACTGGCCAAGTAGTTCCCGCAGGGGGACCAGCCAAGGGAGCGCACTGTGCGCGTGTGAGCGTCGGTCAGGGTGGACTTGCACACCCAGTGCTCTCCCTCTTTGGCCCAGATTTTGATGAGTTTGTCGCTGCCGCAGGAGGCGAGGAGGGTCCCCGTGGGGCTCCAGGCAACACACCATGCCCGCTCATCGTGGGCCGGCAAGGAGCTCACTTCTTGCAGCGTCACCATTGTATGGCTGTTCtcactgaacaaacaacaaccatcaccattgTATAGCTGTTCtcactgaacaaacaacaaccatcaccattgTACAGCTGTTCTCACTGAACAAACAAGAACCATCACCATTGTATGGCTGTTCtcactgaacaaacaacaaccatcaccattgTATAGCTGTTCTCACTGAACAAACAAGAACCATCACCATTCTATACTGTTctcaatgaacaaaaaagaaccaTCACCACTACAGAGAACCATCACCACTATACAGCTGTTCTCGCTGAACAAACAACAAGACCATCACCATTCTATAGCTGttctgaacaaacaacaaaaaccatcaccATTCTACAGCTGTTACCACtgtacaaacaacaaaaaccatcaccATTCTACAGCTCTTCCtactgaacaaacaacaaaaacctttgAAGTGTGATTCTCTCCATCATAAAACAAACCATTATGATGTACTGAATTATGTTTTGTGCTGGCAGTAAAAATAATGGGAAGAATGGTGTGGAAGGAATGTGAAATTACATGCAATGGTGGGCAAATGCACTTCCGCGGCATATATTGTGCAGAGTGATAACCTAGTCCTAACACAGctgcccaggaagcaagagaatccgaCCACATGGGATTGAATCCCAATTATCagcattttctctccctctcctttataccttgagtggtggtctggatggtagtcattcgcatgagacaataaagcgaggtccagtgtgcagcacgcgctttcGCATGTTAAAgagtgcaatagccgagtagtttaagcgttggacttccaatctgagggtcccaggtttgaacctCAGTAacagcgcttggtgggtaaagcgtggagatttttttccgatctcccaggtcaacatatgtgcaaacctgctagtgacCGAATcctctgcatgtgtatatgcatgctgaaaatcaaatgcgcacgttaaagatcctgtaatccatgtcagtaatccgtgggttatggagacacgaaaatacccagcaagcatcaaccacgacagagtcatccgcaagtcgatgttggtcgtgcaatgggaaaaaaagaacaaaagaaaagaacccagcAACTAAAGGTACGTCCCTGGAAAAACTGTGTAGAAAATCCCACTCTACTAATATACTTGTCCATGTGTGTATATGACTgatttgaatgacacagaaaacaaatgatgagcaccggaaggctctacccaggaaggcagcctcttgtgcaaatgactggtCTCTGGTCAAAGACAGGTGCTATAAAGTTCCAGTACGAATacagcatgaaacacacacacatatgcacaaagagACAGGGGAAGGCGCAGAGAAAGAGGTACATGTAATGCATGTTCACGCTCTATCAGAAAGGTATACAGGGCAATATCCACAGTTctccccctgtgttctttccattcagtttcgtctTATAAATGTTAAAGTACAGGGGAAGACATGTGGCTATTACCAGGCACAGAAAATGGGAAAATGTACTGattaaaaagtttcagtttcagttttagtagctcaaggaggcgtcactgcgttcggacaaatccatatatgctacaccacatctgccaagcagctgccttaccagcagcgtaacccaacgtgtttagtcaggccttgagagagaaaaaaaaaaaggtgaataaataataggtaagcgtacataaataaataaataataattataatataaaaaaggtagtagtaataataataataaataaataaataagacaacaatgatgataaataagcaaataaatgtaaaacatgaagacacacattcacacatacacccacacatgcataatagatatgcaccaaacatgcagttttgaattttttttttttaaacttacaacaaaaaaagcacatgtagTTGTACACAAGCTTCAAAAAAGTCATCACCTTCAAGTTCTGGAAGTACATACTAATTATACCAGCACAGCGAGCGACAGGAAGAGACAAtctagagagaagacagacagttTTCTGCTGAGtgagattaaaaacaacaaaaactgctaaATAAAGACCAAAAGTTGCAACTCTTAAAGAGTCGGCATGTTGACCTTACCATCACACGTTCCGGAAGTAGTCTTCTGCTCAAGGGAGGCGTAATAATGACAACTGCTTCAGTAATATACAATCGAACGAATAAAATAAGACTGAATAATGGTACCTAGAACAAATAACCACCTGTTTCTCAGTATATGAGCACAAGCAAACCATTTATAGTTGTAGCGTCGAAGTTAATAGACGCAAAGTAAGACCTCTTTTCTCCATCAAACCCGGAACTCGCGGAAGATTGTAAATGTTAACTGATTGCACTTCCTGAAAATTATTGCCCAAAGAAGGAAAGTTCGTCTGCCACATTCCACTGAGAAAAAAATTGCAGCTGCACAGAATATTGTTAACTGTTTCAACAGCCAATATGTCTGGAAAAGTGAAGAAAGTTGTTGATGAAAGCCGAGAGACGAATAATCCTGAAATTGATCTTGGGGATAGGGGAATTGTCGACATAGTTGGTGTTCCAGGTTTGAGTAAGTGATGAATGTGCATGCACTGCATTCTTTTCGTCTGGCATACATTTGTTGTACACAGTGGACATTGAATGACCGGTAATATCTTTCCGTCCTTTGACAAGGAAAAATGATTTTTAACCAAGATATTTGTTATAAACTATTAGTTGGGGTAATGTCCCACTTTTGCATCCTAAATTCATGGAGCAATTAGAAAAGCTGGTGGAATTGTTTGCTTCAAATATTTCAGTTGGGTATTCACTTTTTATTTCCACGCCTCTTAAACTGAGTTTTATGTCAGTTTTGCAATTACTGATCATTTtctgccaccctctctcccactttttGTTCTTTCACCCCTCTTCAGTCCAGGTGCTGGAGCCATTTTCTATTTACCAGTCAAGTTGGATGCAAAATATACTCAGACTTTATCAGCATGACCAGACACTGAATTGTCCAAATACAATGAACAGTCATGAGTTACCTTCATTTGAgtctggggggaggagggatggagggtggggtggaggggtgttctttaaaaaaaaaaaaaaaaaaaaaaaaaaaagaaagaaagaaaaaagtatccGCTTCTTTATCAGGCAAGCAATATTTCAAATAAAAATGAACACCGCATACTTTTTAgttatacttctctctctctctctctctctctctctctctctctctctctctgtgtgtgtgtgtgtgtgtgtgaattcacatTGACAGTGACAGGCATGATAATTTTCCATGGGTTAGAGAACTTGGGAGACTGCAGAGGAAAAGAACCAAATCAACACACAGCCAGCCCTACAAACCTgttgcagaccacacacacacacacacacacacacacacagacgcatgtatgcatgcacacgccaccaacaccacaaacctGTTGCAGACGTTTTCTTATCTACAATCACTTGCTGATCCAGGGTTTCTTAGGAAATTCGGATGCCTTATTTTGATAACAGAACATGTCACATAATTTAatgcttgaaactgaaaaagaaaaaaaagaaaaagaaaaatggagatCCTTTTGTAACAGAAATGGTATAAAATAAAAATGGACATAAAATGCACCTGTACACTTTTGCTTTCAAACGTAACATGGTTTATGCATCcatacacctttctctctctctctctctctctctctctctctctctctctctctctctctctatatatatatatatattttttttttttttttttaattttatataataaattataaaaaaaaattcttgtcagTTGTTTGAACAGAGTAAGATTTATATTTCAGTTCATGATGTCTGTTCATGGGGGcggtgtcattgtttttttttttcaattattattttttaaatgaaCTGATTAAACTGTGGTGGCAATagtataaaataatgaaattctTGATGCATTGTTTTTCAGTGGAACTGCAGCATTTAACTCGACTGACATTGTGCCACAACAAACTGACAAGTaagcatatatatttatgtgtgtgtgtgtgtgtgtgtgtgtgtgtgtcatgtttgtgtgagagagagaattatatatcTCAATACACATATTTCATTAACTTACTTTTAACTTACTTGGCTTTCttttatttacattttatttcAGTGTTTACACATGCTGAACAGTACATGTCTGTAGTTGTGTATAGACCGTAAACCAGTCTTGACTCGATTTGAGTCTTAGTTTAATCATATATATTATGACTTGCATTTGTAAACGAAGTTAATAATGATATAAAAGAATATTTAGAATTTATAAAAGaagcgcattctctctctctctctctctctctctctctctctatatatatatatatatatatatatacatacatacaagatgAAAATATTTAGACAACATGTGATTGTGAGACTATATAATTTATATTATAAAACCATGCACATCGCTTTCAAACATATACAATATAaatattatatgtgtgcatgtaataACACtttttcagttgtttgtgtgcagacatgtgtgtgtgtgtgtgtgtgtgtgtgtgtgtgtgtgtgtgtccgagcgcATGtgtgggcaagagagagagagaatgagtgtgtgcatgtgtgtgtgtgtgtaatgtgtgtgtgtgtgtgtgtgataaattctcacattggcattttctcagcaATTGCAAATAGTACAGAAACCAAAGTAGGCAGGATGGTAAATATTGATAATCTTTTCATCTAGTTATCACCTCTGTGAAGATGCTGAATGTGGATGatagtcttctcttttttttatatattttatttttatgttgatGGTACTGTCACAGAAAAGTTGCAACAGCAgcaagaaataacaaaaaaaactcagATTCTTTACATAATTATAAATTATAATTGTTATAATATAATTGCTTACATTTGTTTTTCTCATTATACAATTATTTTTCTCATCCAATCTTtacttatgtcacacacacacacacacacacacacacacacacacacacacacacacacacacacatgaacacacttttaaaaaaaaatcttattttttatttatatgtttattagACAGTTTTTAGTCTTGGCAGTTGGaatttttttgtggattttttttttcaatcagaatTTAGATGGAGtatttttacttatttgttttgaCCTTTTAAACACAAATTTTCATGGTTTACAACATGTGCTGTGTTAGTAGTAGAtctcttttttcttattatttgttTCCTTCTCATCCGTCATTTTCAACATTGACTTTGTTCTCACCAGCCCTTCCGGCAAGCATTGCCAACTTTCTGTCACTGGAGATACTGAACCTCTTCAACAATGCCATTGAGGTGAGTGTGTACAGGTAGACATTTTACGGCTGCTAGTGGAGTGTTGATTTAGGAAATGTAAATTCTATTTGTCATGCTTGCTATGTACACAGGGCACTAAGCAGCTGATTTTATCATTGATTAGTTTGTCGTCTTTGTCTTGTCAGATTCTTTATTGTGTCTCATCCTGGACTTTGTCAAGCCATTGTCAATGCAAGGTTGTGCATTCATGatttacatgtaatgatgtatgcatTTGTCTCAGGATCTGTTCTGCATAGTCACATTTTCTTGTCTCCCTTTGCTTGTTATCTGGATGCATGCATCATTCGTTGCCCATTTGTATTTAAGCCTATTTGCTTAACTTTCAGATAAATTCTTTGAGTTCTGTGTTTatactccatgtgtgtgtgtgtgtgtgtgtgtgcttaacctTCAAATAAATTATTTTAGTTTTGTGTttatactcagtgtgtgtgtgtgtgtgtgtgagagaga is a window from the Babylonia areolata isolate BAREFJ2019XMU chromosome 15, ASM4173473v1, whole genome shotgun sequence genome containing:
- the LOC143290355 gene encoding putative cytosolic iron-sulfur protein assembly protein CIAO1 homolog, with the translated sequence MVTLQEVSSLPAHDERAWCVAWSPTGTLLASCGSDKLIKIWAKEGEHWVCKSTLTDAHTRTVRSLGWSPCGNYLASASFDATVAVWSRKGGEFECIATLEGHENEVKAVTWARTGSLLATCSRDKSVWIWEVTDDEEFECSSVLSVHSQDVKHVRWHPEKDLLASCSYDDTIRLFREDVDDWCCYATLKSHNSTVWSLAFDKTGSRIASCSADKTVKIWQEYPPGNPEGVATKEDESTWKCVCTLGGHTSRCIYDIDWSHLTGDLVTAGGDDTIRVFQEDGGSDRNQPSFSQVASVRKAHSQDVNCVTWNPAVEGLLASCSDDGCVKIWSLVLES